One Roseomonas sp. OT10 DNA window includes the following coding sequences:
- a CDS encoding CHAT domain-containing protein produces MPRLTASLLLAPLLALGACNAPPPGAYVAPGEATSARRAEGEPAGQDARGGACLAQPAAAPPADLPVLRAREAFCGGWTQPAARVVELQGGSDAASLDALARGGLWRTQLDQRVTCGAPEATTLSGGAPARLLSCTRRVGGWPHVALVTAGPRGPVVADGLVTALPVMERLALGQGTGGGVSAGRSASAALAVRQLSASAFSADDVGRYEQLMELGTQLNQAENYASAEEAYRSALAVQERALGRDNPNTVQALMSLALNLSNQQRLRDAEQLFARADSLAPRAADTVAPARLLHYRGLHALNAGEPAEAEALLRRAETAYAAQVPDSLEGSAPLGDVTIAGTPSARAALIGLAEARRARAIAVARAGRPEEAPALAAESQRLLQRARLDSSGMLQGRGLRTLGSMDSRLGRDERATSQLEAAARRFNAAAPGERPEAVTLFLAGSRLLNEGRRDSALLAFRNGATVLRARQIALPAETVLPYLDALAAEAAAKPAEAAALRREMFVAAQLAQRGATVRFVQQASARLAAAGGNEAVGTAVRRLQDADQALRELYAQRDTLPPPGPGARNPTAAIDERIAEAQRLRAEAESEVAAAAPGYRQLLLTVTEAADAAAALSPGEVLVTMLLGRDHGHVLALRSGEVTTARTTLNEGEAQRLAQALRQGAAGPDGAAPGRFDGAPAHALYQALLAPLAPAMEGAQTLIVVPDGPLLAIPFGMLLTGPLDPSQPLAAAPWLVRRFAVAHSPSPQTLVTLRRAGSGSAAPLPYLGFGDFVPPTAAQLVRTFPSDRCANDARLAQGLGRLPGTRVEVQLAQETLGARPGSVTLGAAFTAQALRRADLGQTRILHLATHALLPGELSCLQEPSIVVSPPPGAADASKAFVPASKMLALKMDADLVILSACNTGGPGGAGGGEALSGLARAFFYAGARGLLATHWSVDDAASALTVADLLRRQKEGDSTAAALRGAQLLILDEAGKRLPESFGHPFYWAPFALIGDGRQGAPGWTARL; encoded by the coding sequence ATGCCGCGACTGACCGCCTCCCTCCTCCTCGCCCCGCTGCTGGCGCTCGGCGCCTGCAACGCCCCGCCGCCCGGGGCCTATGTCGCCCCGGGCGAGGCCACCTCCGCCCGGCGGGCGGAGGGCGAGCCGGCCGGGCAGGATGCCCGCGGCGGCGCCTGCCTCGCCCAGCCTGCCGCCGCCCCTCCCGCCGACCTGCCGGTGCTGCGCGCCCGCGAGGCCTTCTGCGGCGGCTGGACCCAGCCCGCCGCCCGGGTGGTGGAGCTCCAGGGCGGCAGCGACGCCGCCTCCCTCGACGCGCTGGCGCGCGGGGGGCTCTGGCGCACCCAGCTCGACCAGCGCGTGACCTGTGGCGCGCCGGAGGCGACCACCCTCTCCGGCGGCGCCCCCGCCCGGCTGCTGAGCTGCACCCGGCGGGTCGGCGGCTGGCCGCACGTCGCCCTGGTCACCGCCGGCCCGCGCGGCCCGGTGGTGGCGGACGGGCTGGTCACCGCCCTGCCGGTGATGGAGCGGCTGGCGCTCGGCCAGGGCACGGGCGGCGGCGTCTCCGCCGGCCGTTCCGCCTCGGCGGCGCTGGCGGTGCGCCAGCTCAGCGCCAGCGCCTTCAGCGCCGACGATGTCGGCCGCTACGAGCAGCTGATGGAGCTGGGCACCCAGCTCAACCAGGCGGAGAACTACGCCTCGGCCGAGGAGGCCTACCGCTCCGCCCTGGCGGTGCAGGAGCGGGCGCTGGGCCGGGACAACCCCAACACCGTCCAGGCGCTGATGAGCCTGGCGCTGAACCTGTCCAACCAGCAGCGCCTGCGCGACGCGGAGCAGCTCTTCGCCCGGGCGGACAGCCTCGCGCCCCGCGCCGCCGACACCGTGGCCCCGGCCCGGCTGCTGCACTACCGCGGCCTGCACGCGCTGAACGCCGGGGAGCCGGCCGAGGCCGAGGCGCTGCTGCGCCGGGCGGAGACGGCCTACGCCGCCCAGGTGCCGGACAGCCTCGAGGGCTCGGCGCCGCTGGGCGACGTGACCATCGCCGGCACCCCCTCCGCGCGCGCCGCGCTGATCGGGCTGGCCGAGGCACGGCGCGCCCGCGCCATCGCCGTCGCCCGCGCCGGCCGGCCCGAGGAGGCGCCCGCCCTCGCGGCGGAGAGCCAGCGGTTGCTGCAACGGGCGCGGCTCGACAGCTCCGGCATGCTGCAGGGACGCGGCCTGCGCACCCTGGGCAGCATGGACAGCCGCCTGGGCCGCGACGAGCGCGCCACCTCGCAGCTGGAGGCGGCGGCGCGCCGCTTCAACGCTGCCGCCCCCGGCGAGCGGCCCGAGGCGGTGACGCTGTTCCTCGCCGGCTCCCGGCTGCTGAACGAGGGGCGGCGCGATTCCGCGCTGCTCGCCTTCCGCAACGGCGCCACCGTGCTGCGGGCGCGCCAGATCGCCCTGCCGGCGGAGACGGTGCTGCCCTATCTCGATGCCCTGGCGGCGGAGGCGGCGGCGAAGCCGGCCGAGGCAGCCGCGCTGCGGCGGGAGATGTTCGTCGCCGCGCAGCTCGCCCAGCGCGGCGCCACGGTGCGCTTCGTGCAGCAGGCCAGCGCACGCCTCGCCGCCGCCGGCGGCAACGAGGCCGTGGGGACCGCGGTGCGGCGGCTCCAGGACGCCGACCAGGCGCTGCGCGAGCTCTACGCCCAGCGTGACACGCTGCCGCCGCCCGGCCCGGGCGCGCGCAACCCCACCGCCGCGATCGACGAGCGGATCGCCGAGGCGCAGCGCCTGCGCGCCGAGGCGGAGAGCGAGGTCGCCGCCGCCGCCCCCGGCTACCGCCAGTTGCTGCTGACGGTAACGGAGGCGGCCGACGCCGCGGCGGCGCTGAGCCCCGGCGAGGTGCTGGTGACCATGCTGCTGGGGCGCGACCACGGCCACGTCCTCGCGCTGCGCTCCGGCGAGGTCACGACGGCGCGGACGACGCTGAACGAGGGCGAGGCGCAGCGGCTGGCCCAGGCGCTGCGCCAGGGGGCCGCCGGCCCCGACGGCGCCGCCCCTGGCCGCTTCGACGGCGCCCCGGCGCATGCGCTCTACCAAGCGCTGCTGGCCCCGCTGGCCCCCGCGATGGAGGGGGCGCAGACGCTGATCGTCGTGCCGGACGGGCCGCTGCTGGCGATCCCCTTCGGCATGCTGCTGACCGGGCCGCTCGACCCGTCGCAACCCCTGGCCGCGGCCCCCTGGCTGGTCCGACGCTTCGCCGTGGCGCACTCGCCCTCGCCGCAGACCCTGGTCACCCTCCGCCGGGCGGGCAGCGGCTCCGCCGCGCCGCTGCCCTATCTCGGCTTCGGTGACTTCGTGCCGCCCACCGCGGCGCAGCTCGTCCGCACCTTCCCCTCCGACCGCTGCGCCAACGACGCGCGGCTGGCGCAGGGGCTTGGGCGGCTGCCCGGGACACGGGTGGAGGTGCAGCTGGCGCAGGAGACTCTGGGCGCGCGGCCCGGCTCCGTCACGCTGGGGGCGGCCTTCACCGCGCAGGCGCTGCGCCGCGCCGATCTGGGGCAGACGCGCATCCTGCACCTCGCCACCCATGCGCTGCTGCCGGGGGAGCTGTCCTGCCTCCAGGAGCCGTCGATCGTCGTCTCGCCGCCGCCCGGCGCGGCGGATGCATCGAAGGCCTTCGTGCCCGCCAGCAAGATGCTGGCGCTGAAGATGGATGCGGACCTCGTCATCCTCTCCGCCTGCAACACCGGCGGGCCAGGCGGGGCAGGCGGCGGCGAGGCGCTGTCTGGGCTGGCGCGCGCCTTCTTCTACGCAGGAGCCCGCGGGCTGCTGGCGACGCACTGGTCCGTGGACGACGCAGCCTCGGCGCTGACCGTGGCCGACCTGCTGCGCCGGCAGAAGGAGGGCGATTCCACGGCGGCGGCGCTGCGCGGCGCACAATTGCTGATCCTCGACGAGGCGGGGAAACGCCTGCCCGAAAGCTTTGGCCACCCCTTCTACTGGGCGCCCTTCGCACTGATCGGCGACGGGCGGCAGGGCGCGCCCGGATGGACGGCGCGGCTGTAG
- a CDS encoding ShlB/FhaC/HecB family hemolysin secretion/activation protein, producing the protein MLPVRSALLACLAMPVGALAQTVPPRVAPPALQENPVDRTAQPELPRLSPSIQPPPVVPQTGPGAAAQVRIGRISVQGSTAVPAATLRAAVPLQEGQAASLAEIEDARLAVLRAYRAADYPFASVAAGLTPRPDGTADLAFAVTEGYVEEVKLEGDIGPAGTQVLRFLNRLVDQRPASGAAIERALLLASDIPGVTVRGVLRPLPSSPGALQLVAQVERKWYSGYFNIDNRGYRLTGPWEGLLVAGLNSFTEFGERTELALFGGEANNQSFVQGSVEAFVGGSGLRVRLYAGGGRARPGSPLAALGYEGDTAVGGLAVSYPIIRSRPMNLYAVGQFDVFDSTVDTGVGASSARLSRDGIRTLRAGLDGQALDSLISFLPPATTLGGFRVSQGLDILGATGNDNDKASRAGSQFDFLKISAEVQRTQPLFSPFENSMVSVQALLQGQYSDDVLPTAEKFYLGGARLGRGFYSGQITGDKAFGVAMELQFDLAMQPVELPGLGWTLQPTPQFYAFRDIGRTWENQEVDRDRRLSSWGIGLRLPLNQALQVDVEGVERTTRQPDGAGTERLKEYALFFRTLVRF; encoded by the coding sequence ATGCTGCCAGTCCGGTCGGCGCTGCTCGCCTGCCTCGCCATGCCCGTCGGTGCCCTCGCCCAGACGGTGCCGCCGCGCGTGGCGCCGCCGGCCTTGCAGGAGAATCCGGTGGACCGGACGGCCCAGCCGGAGCTGCCGCGCCTCTCCCCCTCCATCCAGCCGCCCCCGGTGGTGCCGCAGACCGGGCCCGGCGCCGCCGCGCAGGTGCGGATCGGCCGGATCTCGGTACAGGGCAGCACCGCCGTGCCCGCGGCCACGCTGCGCGCCGCCGTGCCGCTGCAGGAGGGGCAGGCGGCCAGCCTGGCGGAGATCGAGGATGCCCGCCTTGCCGTGCTGCGCGCCTACCGTGCGGCCGACTACCCCTTCGCCTCCGTCGCCGCCGGCCTGACCCCGCGGCCCGACGGCACCGCCGACCTCGCCTTCGCGGTGACGGAAGGCTACGTCGAGGAGGTGAAGCTGGAGGGCGACATCGGCCCGGCCGGCACCCAGGTCCTGCGCTTCCTCAACCGGCTGGTCGATCAGCGTCCCGCCTCCGGGGCCGCGATCGAGCGGGCGCTGCTCCTGGCCTCCGACATCCCCGGCGTGACGGTGCGCGGCGTGCTGCGGCCCCTGCCCTCCTCGCCCGGCGCGCTCCAGCTCGTCGCCCAGGTCGAGCGCAAGTGGTATTCGGGCTACTTCAACATCGACAACCGCGGCTACCGCCTGACCGGCCCCTGGGAGGGGCTGCTGGTCGCCGGGCTGAACTCCTTCACGGAATTCGGCGAGCGCACGGAGCTGGCGCTGTTCGGCGGCGAGGCGAACAACCAGAGCTTCGTCCAGGGCTCGGTCGAGGCCTTCGTCGGCGGCTCCGGCCTGCGCGTGCGGCTCTATGCCGGCGGCGGCCGGGCGCGGCCGGGCTCCCCGCTCGCCGCCCTGGGCTACGAGGGCGACACGGCGGTGGGCGGCCTCGCCGTCTCCTACCCGATCATCCGCAGCCGCCCGATGAACCTCTACGCCGTCGGCCAGTTCGACGTCTTCGACAGCACGGTGGACACCGGCGTCGGCGCCAGCAGCGCGCGGCTGTCGCGCGACGGCATCCGCACGCTGCGCGCCGGGCTGGACGGGCAGGCGCTGGACAGCCTGATCTCCTTCCTGCCGCCCGCCACCACGCTGGGGGGCTTCCGCGTCTCGCAGGGGCTGGACATCCTGGGCGCCACCGGCAACGACAACGACAAGGCGTCGCGGGCCGGCAGCCAGTTCGACTTCCTGAAGATCTCCGCCGAGGTGCAGCGCACCCAGCCGCTCTTCTCGCCGTTCGAGAACTCGATGGTCAGCGTCCAGGCGCTGCTGCAGGGTCAGTACAGCGACGACGTGCTGCCGACGGCCGAGAAGTTCTACCTCGGCGGCGCCCGGCTGGGGCGCGGCTTCTATTCGGGCCAGATCACCGGCGACAAGGCCTTCGGCGTGGCCATGGAGCTGCAGTTCGACCTGGCGATGCAGCCCGTGGAGCTGCCCGGCCTGGGCTGGACGCTGCAGCCGACCCCCCAGTTCTACGCCTTCCGCGACATCGGCCGGACCTGGGAGAACCAGGAGGTCGACCGCGACCGCCGCCTCTCCTCCTGGGGCATCGGGCTGCGCCTGCCGCTGAACCAGGCGTTGCAGGTCGACGTGGAGGGGGTGGAGCGGACCACCCGCCAGCCGGATGGCGCCGGCACGGAGCGGCTGAAGGAATACGCGCTCTTCTTCCGCACCCTGGTCCGCTTCTGA
- a CDS encoding phage tail fiber protein yields MSDLTDYSRDLLARTLCGRLPVPPGAVYAALGTGGSALGLTGEPAGTGYARQRVTFNGTGEQRNATALTFTFTTAPGILTHLGLFDAPSGGNALTISPLSAPALMMGPGSLTIAAAELTVSPG; encoded by the coding sequence ATGAGCGACCTGACGGACTATTCCCGCGACCTGCTCGCCCGCACCCTCTGCGGCCGCCTGCCCGTCCCGCCCGGCGCGGTCTACGCCGCGCTGGGCACGGGCGGCAGCGCCCTGGGGCTGACGGGAGAGCCCGCCGGCACCGGCTATGCGCGCCAGCGGGTGACCTTCAACGGCACGGGCGAGCAGCGCAACGCCACCGCGCTGACCTTCACCTTCACGACGGCGCCCGGGATCCTGACCCATCTCGGCCTGTTCGACGCGCCCAGCGGCGGCAATGCGCTGACCATCTCGCCGCTGTCGGCGCCGGCCCTCATGATGGGGCCGGGAAGCCTGACCATCGCGGCGGCGGAGCTGACGGTCAGCCCCGGCTGA
- a CDS encoding SGNH/GDSL hydrolase family protein, with protein MLGISPVLHGLGTAAASAVPALLPAGTRVAFLGDSIDQNGDTGSATGLPLNSSASGPYSWARVLFPAARMDVWKSSDARPSTAPRYFSGSNHGIRGDTTSPLGGQPGMTTRLPEVLAMNAPVVVIDGGVNDILNGAPAEGIVANKQQMAQQVLAAGRRPVVTTIRPFYAALGGVDNTARAARRRQVNDALRAWAAAAPGVVLMDIATAYEDPAQGNDYCLPGLLVDNLHPGPSGAYREALVIRDTLATLIAPGDWHAAAFTGANLVLNPGMTNATGGVAGSVSGAGTTGSPPRDVTVSGPASAGSSCAVSTIERNGGRALRLLFTPGGTAATESWTVNLSTITAGVPALGTGPCVAMVDVAVTNGAPIGGVSLTVAKVPGYVPQAIALNFGVTDLPIQAGGFAGRIATHPFEMAGDQASLKLWAAVMLRPALSPAGSTVEVILQNFRLGAVADPRGA; from the coding sequence ATGCTCGGCATCTCTCCCGTCCTGCACGGGCTCGGGACGGCCGCAGCCTCGGCCGTGCCCGCCCTCCTGCCCGCCGGCACGCGGGTCGCCTTCCTGGGCGACAGCATCGACCAGAACGGCGATACCGGCTCCGCCACCGGGCTGCCGCTGAACTCCTCCGCCTCGGGCCCCTACTCCTGGGCCCGGGTGCTGTTCCCGGCGGCGCGGATGGATGTGTGGAAATCCTCCGACGCCCGGCCCAGCACGGCGCCGCGCTACTTCAGCGGCTCCAACCACGGCATCCGCGGCGACACCACCTCGCCGCTCGGCGGCCAGCCGGGCATGACGACCCGGCTGCCGGAGGTGCTGGCGATGAACGCGCCGGTCGTGGTGATCGACGGCGGGGTGAACGACATCCTGAACGGCGCCCCGGCGGAGGGCATCGTCGCCAACAAGCAGCAGATGGCGCAGCAGGTGCTGGCGGCCGGGCGCAGGCCCGTCGTCACCACCATCCGGCCCTTCTACGCGGCGCTGGGCGGGGTGGACAACACGGCGCGCGCGGCCCGGCGCCGGCAGGTGAACGACGCCCTGCGCGCCTGGGCCGCGGCCGCGCCGGGCGTGGTGCTGATGGACATCGCCACCGCCTACGAGGACCCGGCGCAGGGCAACGACTACTGCCTGCCCGGCCTGCTGGTGGACAACCTCCACCCCGGCCCGTCCGGCGCCTATCGCGAGGCGCTGGTGATCCGCGACACGCTGGCCACGCTGATCGCGCCGGGCGACTGGCACGCGGCCGCCTTCACCGGCGCCAACCTGGTGCTCAACCCCGGCATGACCAACGCCACGGGCGGGGTGGCCGGCAGCGTGTCCGGCGCCGGCACGACCGGGTCGCCGCCGCGCGACGTCACCGTGTCCGGCCCCGCCTCGGCCGGATCCTCCTGCGCGGTCTCCACCATCGAGCGCAACGGCGGCCGGGCGCTGCGCCTGCTCTTCACCCCGGGCGGCACGGCGGCCACCGAGTCCTGGACCGTCAACCTCTCCACCATCACCGCCGGCGTGCCGGCGCTGGGCACCGGCCCGTGCGTTGCCATGGTGGACGTGGCGGTGACCAACGGCGCGCCGATCGGCGGCGTGTCGCTCACGGTGGCGAAGGTGCCGGGCTACGTCCCGCAGGCGATCGCCCTGAACTTCGGCGTCACCGACCTGCCGATCCAGGCCGGCGGCTTCGCCGGGCGGATCGCCACCCACCCCTTCGAGATGGCGGGCGACCAGGCCTCGCTGAAGCTGTGGGCGGCCGTGATGCTGCGGCCGGCGCTCTCCCCCGCGGGCTCCACCGTCGAGGTGATCCTGCAAAACTTCCGGCTCGGCGCCGTCGCCGATCCGCGCGGCGCCTGA
- a CDS encoding glycosyl hydrolase family 28-related protein, giving the protein MPDVTISSLPAAGAFAEADLLPVVQATAAGSATRRASLTQLRGALLPDRPLHVRDYGARGDGVTDDAAAIQAAIDAAAEQGGGTVQLGPKRYLVAGAELDIRPNVTLAGGISPGAQRAEGDYRAVPYTLLLDPARTIRLRRNAGLVGVAVIRRGLAPPATLREALTMVAGFAGTAVTIGDGTNHNGSDARAESLLILGFDQAVRSVYNARVQLRDIAGDNRNGIRLEQSYDISRLRGIHFWPFLTGNLSNLSLVSRSVSGLANNGAGLIRVTTAEAHGLATGDVVNLAGCQGLAAANGRFTVTVVSATTVDLQGSTHAAGYVSGGMLHIWANRRTGTAFHVENADVAELVDCFAYGYDVGFRLGSGAAAVQCVNCSADNHPGIADPATVGLHLTGNAFRTKWIGGFLSSQGRTVLLDTSSSEQNQIVGAVVNGGVLRTLDVQSGALTLEACDLTPGPSLDGATYPNLVYMGAGAVALTLVGTELRTATFAGASDAALRRIAMLGNRGATVAAQVTGGTVELATIPSAAEGPTRRLEIAADGTVTLRRRSASLGARLNLANAGDQGAYVLSVGPGAANLGIGGDPTLNPNGGIDLGASNNATAPTRVNIRRISTTPAAGDRLGQISFNGMNAAGAETVFGTLAVLADAVAGGAESGSLVLELRQGGTSAQRLRIAPDGTVTLAGPLVLAADPAAAMQAATRQYVDGQFTERRMARLVLAAATALTQASHNARMLIANPGTSLSLDWAATGDGFSCLVVNRSGADLPVTLANFSGAIVNSEGHTKIKANGVASLLVYSPDGGTTRLCHLTGAGVA; this is encoded by the coding sequence ATGCCAGACGTGACGATCAGCAGCCTTCCCGCCGCCGGGGCCTTCGCCGAGGCCGACCTGCTTCCCGTCGTGCAGGCCACCGCGGCCGGCAGCGCCACGCGGCGCGCCAGCCTGACCCAGTTGCGCGGTGCGCTGCTGCCGGACCGGCCGCTGCACGTGCGCGACTACGGCGCCCGCGGCGACGGCGTCACCGACGATGCCGCCGCCATCCAGGCGGCGATCGACGCGGCGGCGGAGCAGGGCGGCGGCACCGTGCAGCTGGGTCCGAAGCGCTACCTGGTCGCGGGGGCGGAACTGGACATCCGGCCGAACGTCACCCTCGCCGGCGGCATCTCGCCCGGCGCGCAGCGGGCGGAGGGCGACTACCGCGCGGTGCCCTACACGCTGCTGCTCGATCCGGCGCGCACCATCCGCCTGCGCCGCAATGCCGGCCTGGTGGGCGTCGCGGTGATCCGCCGTGGCCTGGCGCCGCCGGCGACGCTGCGCGAGGCGCTGACGATGGTCGCGGGCTTCGCCGGCACGGCCGTCACCATCGGCGACGGGACCAACCACAACGGCTCCGACGCCCGGGCGGAGAGCCTGCTGATCCTGGGCTTCGACCAGGCGGTGCGCAGCGTCTACAACGCCCGCGTCCAGCTCCGCGACATCGCGGGCGACAACCGCAACGGCATCCGGCTGGAGCAGTCCTACGACATCTCCCGGCTGCGCGGCATCCACTTCTGGCCGTTCCTGACGGGCAACCTCAGCAACCTCTCCCTGGTCTCGCGCAGCGTGTCGGGCCTCGCCAACAACGGCGCCGGCCTGATCCGCGTCACGACGGCCGAAGCGCACGGCCTGGCCACCGGGGATGTGGTGAACCTCGCCGGCTGCCAGGGCCTCGCCGCGGCGAACGGGCGCTTCACCGTCACCGTCGTCTCCGCCACCACGGTGGACCTGCAGGGCTCGACCCATGCCGCGGGCTACGTCTCCGGCGGCATGCTGCACATCTGGGCCAACCGGCGCACCGGCACCGCCTTCCACGTCGAGAACGCGGACGTGGCGGAGCTGGTGGACTGCTTCGCCTACGGCTACGACGTGGGCTTCCGGCTGGGCAGCGGCGCGGCGGCGGTCCAGTGCGTGAACTGCTCGGCCGACAACCACCCCGGCATCGCCGATCCCGCGACGGTCGGGCTGCACCTCACCGGCAACGCCTTCCGCACGAAGTGGATCGGCGGCTTCCTCTCCTCGCAGGGGCGGACCGTGCTGCTCGACACCAGCTCGTCCGAGCAGAACCAGATCGTCGGCGCGGTGGTGAACGGCGGCGTGCTGCGCACGCTGGACGTCCAGTCCGGCGCGCTGACCCTGGAGGCCTGCGACCTGACGCCGGGCCCGAGCCTGGACGGCGCCACCTATCCGAACCTGGTCTATATGGGCGCCGGCGCCGTCGCCCTGACCCTGGTGGGCACGGAGCTGCGGACGGCCACCTTCGCCGGCGCCTCCGACGCGGCGCTGCGCCGGATCGCCATGCTGGGCAACCGCGGCGCCACCGTCGCGGCGCAGGTCACCGGCGGCACGGTGGAGCTGGCGACCATCCCCTCGGCGGCGGAGGGCCCCACCAGGCGGCTGGAGATCGCGGCGGACGGCACCGTCACCCTGCGCCGCCGCTCCGCCAGCCTCGGCGCGCGGCTGAACCTGGCCAATGCGGGCGACCAGGGCGCCTATGTCCTCTCGGTCGGACCGGGCGCGGCCAACCTCGGCATCGGCGGCGACCCGACGCTGAACCCGAACGGGGGCATCGACCTCGGCGCCTCGAACAACGCCACGGCGCCGACGCGGGTGAACATCCGCCGCATCTCCACCACCCCCGCGGCGGGCGACCGGCTGGGGCAGATCAGCTTCAACGGCATGAACGCCGCCGGCGCCGAGACGGTGTTCGGCACCCTCGCCGTCCTCGCCGACGCGGTGGCGGGCGGCGCGGAATCCGGCTCGCTGGTGCTGGAGCTGCGCCAGGGCGGCACCAGCGCGCAGCGCCTGCGCATCGCGCCCGACGGCACCGTGACGCTCGCCGGGCCGCTGGTCCTGGCCGCCGATCCGGCCGCGGCGATGCAGGCCGCCACCCGGCAGTATGTCGACGGCCAGTTCACCGAGCGGCGCATGGCCAGGCTGGTCCTGGCCGCCGCCACGGCGCTGACCCAGGCGTCCCACAACGCCCGCATGCTGATCGCCAACCCCGGGACCAGCCTGTCGCTGGACTGGGCGGCGACGGGCGACGGCTTCTCCTGCCTCGTGGTCAACCGCTCCGGCGCGGACCTGCCGGTGACGCTCGCCAACTTCAGCGGCGCCATCGTGAACTCCGAGGGCCACACGAAGATCAAGGCCAACGGCGTGGCCAGCCTGCTGGTCTATTCCCCGGATGGCGGCACGACCCGCCTGTGCCACCTGACCGGCGCGGGCGTGGCCTGA
- a CDS encoding extracellular solute-binding protein produces the protein MRPIHVLLFLLAALLAPLPGHAQERVIHVYNWTDYIDPYAVERFQRETGIRVRYDVFDSLETLEAKLSAGRSGYDIVVPTSEPTFARLVRAGALRRLDRAAIPNFAGQDPALLERVASSDPGNAHGAIYLWGTIGMGIRPGRIRALAPDAPLDSLDLLLKPEQIRRFARCGVAVMDSGIDVIPSVLRWLGRDPNGSGAEDLRAAEQALLAIRPQVRAIISSAAITDALATGEYCLAFSYSGDIVQAQVRARAAGRGDDLAYVQPREGAQLWFDMLAIPADAPNPEDAQRFIDFLLRPDVIAGVTNQVRYPNAVPASRPHLSEEVARDPNVYPTPEMIARTFTVAAPPPAAERARARLWSRFKAGR, from the coding sequence ATGCGTCCGATTCACGTCCTGCTGTTCCTGCTCGCTGCGCTGCTGGCACCGCTGCCGGGCCACGCGCAGGAGCGGGTGATCCACGTCTACAACTGGACGGACTACATCGATCCCTACGCGGTCGAGCGCTTCCAGCGCGAGACGGGCATCCGCGTGCGCTACGACGTCTTCGACAGCCTGGAGACGCTGGAGGCCAAGCTCTCCGCCGGCCGCTCCGGCTACGACATCGTCGTGCCGACCTCCGAGCCGACCTTCGCCCGGCTGGTGCGGGCGGGGGCGCTGCGCCGGCTCGACCGCGCGGCGATCCCGAACTTCGCCGGCCAGGACCCGGCGCTGCTGGAACGGGTGGCGTCCAGCGACCCCGGCAACGCGCATGGCGCGATCTACCTGTGGGGCACGATCGGCATGGGCATCCGCCCGGGCCGCATCCGCGCCCTGGCGCCCGACGCGCCCCTGGACAGCCTCGACCTGCTGCTGAAGCCCGAGCAGATCCGCCGCTTCGCCCGCTGCGGGGTCGCGGTGATGGACAGCGGCATCGACGTGATCCCCTCCGTGCTGCGCTGGCTGGGGCGCGACCCGAACGGAAGCGGGGCCGAGGACCTGCGCGCGGCGGAGCAGGCGCTGCTGGCCATCCGGCCGCAGGTGCGCGCCATCATCTCCTCGGCCGCCATCACCGACGCGCTGGCGACGGGCGAGTACTGCCTCGCCTTCAGCTATTCCGGCGACATCGTGCAGGCCCAGGTGCGCGCCCGCGCGGCGGGGCGGGGCGACGACCTGGCCTATGTGCAGCCGCGGGAGGGGGCGCAGCTCTGGTTCGACATGCTGGCGATCCCGGCGGACGCGCCGAACCCGGAGGACGCGCAGCGCTTCATCGACTTCCTGCTGCGCCCGGATGTCATCGCGGGCGTGACCAACCAGGTGCGCTACCCCAACGCCGTCCCCGCCTCCCGCCCGCATCTGAGCGAGGAGGTGGCGCGCGACCCGAACGTCTATCCCACGCCGGAGATGATCGCCCGTACCTTCACCGTCGCCGCCCCGCCGCCGGCGGCGGAACGCGCCCGCGCCCGGCTCTGGTCGCGCTTCAAGGCCGGGCGTTGA